A section of the Phaseolus vulgaris cultivar G19833 chromosome 8, P. vulgaris v2.0, whole genome shotgun sequence genome encodes:
- the LOC137825345 gene encoding uncharacterized protein, with product MSVSRQNTICVKDVNPQSENWILIARVIRLWFVSDFKKTKFPFSMEMVIQDKDGDRIHVSVRRTLIYKFQNDIFEDKVYSFNFFSVSTNSGSYRTTCHQYKINFQFGTKVTSVDVIGILTGVGTERKLNRSGSTTKLNAISIEADGYRIECTLFGSYVDELNAFLSSGELENIVISVHFAKVKIFQDKVFIQNCLDCTKIIYNDKSKDATELKKRYKLKLRVIDETDSTTFVLFDRDATTLINKSCAELFESHDKNGDSGVLPKDFDLLIDKVLLFKVGCVKDQYLRFDQSFRVKKVCIDDSTIQRFCEGRVENVEFHSQKKRLCTIKDVQQDESSVPLSQDLFNKFSTEAVELQSKTIDLGSDSVLGTSTEFVAPRVTRDFASPAHTPDDDIPLRILRKNIKIEKGVV from the exons ATGTCTGTGTCAAGACAAAATACAATTTGTGTGAAAGATGTTAATCCACAAAGTGAAAATTGGATCCTGATCGCAAGGGTTATACGTTTGTGGTTTGTTTCTgatttcaagaaaacaaagtttCCATTCTCCATGGAAATGGTCATACAAGACAAAGAT GGTGATAGAATTCATGTTTCCGTTAGAAGAactctaatttataaatttcaaaatgatatttttgaGGATAAAGTTTATTCCTTCAATTTCTTTAGTGTGTCTActaattcaggatcttatcgcACTACTTGTCACCAatacaaaatcaattttcagTTTGGAACCAAAGTAACCTCTGTTG ATGTTATTGGAATATTAACTGGTGTGGGAACAGAAAGAAAGCTGAATAGATCAGGGTCAACAACTAAGTTAAATGCCATTTCTATTGAAGCTGATGG CTACCGCATTGAGTGTACTTTATTTGGTAGCTATGTTGATGAGCTCAATGCATTTCTATCATCTGGAGAGCTGGAAAATATTGTCATCAGTGTGCATTTTGCTAAAGTAAAAATTTTCCAGG ataaggtttttatacaaaattgcTTGGACTGtacgaaaataatatataatgataaGTCCAAAGATGCAACCGAACTCAAGAAAAG gTATAAGCTGAAGCTGCGAGTGATTGATGAAACAGATTCCACGACTTTCGTTCTATTTGACAGGGATGCCACTACACTGATCAATAAATCTTGTGCCGAATTATTTGAAAGTCATGATAAG aatGGTGATTCTGGTGTACTACCAAAAGACTTTGATCTTTTGATTGACAAAGTTCTGTTGTTTAAAGTTGGTTGTGTTAAAGATCAATATCTTAGGTTTGATCAATCATTTCGTGTCAAAAAAGTTTGTATTGATGATAGTACTATACAAAGGTTTTGTGAAGGTCGTGTTGAAAATGTG GAATTTCATTCTCAGAAGAAAAGATTGTGTACTATTAAAGATGTCCAACAGGATGAGTCTTCTGTACCACTTTCTCAG gatttatttaataaattctcCACTGAAGCTGTTGAATTGCAATCTAAAACTATTGATTTAGGCAGTGATAGCGTGTTAGGTACTTCTACTGAATTTGTTGCTCCAAGGGTTACAAGAGATTTTGCTTCACCTGCTCACACACCTGATGATGATATCCCACTGAGGATATTAAGGAAAAATATCAAGATCGAAAAGGGAGTAGTATAA